GGGCTGGCCCCCGGCGGCGGCGGGTAATGGCCGCGCCGCTGCAAAATATCCGCCCGGTTGAGGGCCGTCGCTTTCACTCGTACCAGCAGCTCGTCCGGTTTGGGCTCGGGAGTCGGATATTCCCCCAAATACAGTTGTTCCACGCCACCGGGTTCCTTCACGAGAATCGCGCGCATCATCCGTCTCCTTTCCCGTGATTGGCTCAACACATTCTCCCAGGTTGATCAAGACCATCCACGTAAAACCATTGATTATCAGATCAGGATGATCATTCCCCTCTTTCATCCTGTATCGCGTAGCTCCAAAGATTGTTCGCGGGAAAATGGAACGCCCTGTACCACAAGTGGCAGACAGCACTTCACACAACCCTGCCGGCCATATCACGCACGACCCAGTGACTGCTTGATCGCCCGCACTTGCTGCTCAAATTCGGCATCGGACAATACCGGCTCCGCCGCCGACGTCTCCCGGATCAGTTCTTCCGGCAAGCGAATCCACGAACGGCAACCCAGATACTCCTCCAGAATCGGCACTTCCAACGGGCGCTTCAACCGATAGGTGCGCACCAAAAGCAAATGCAACGGTTGTTTCCGTTTCCACTTCAACCGTTTCACGGCAAAATCGGGCACCCAAATATGGAACGACGACAAACGATGCAGTGTCTCTTCGTCCAAGATTTCGATGTCTTCAGCCAGACGGGCAAAGTATTTGACGGTGTTGGTCTTGGCTTCCGGGTTCCACTCTTTCATCGTTTCTTGCAGCCTGTCCTGAAATTCCGGTTTGACCAGATCGGCTTGTTCCTGCTGGTGTTCATATGTGGGGTAAAGGAAGAACGCATCCGCTTCCACTTGGAAATGACGGGTTTCCTCATGAATGCCCCCTTTGCGCATGAGCAAAATCTGCTTTCCTTCCGCCAGGGCTTCCACTGCGACCGCCCATTCTTTCAATGCGATCGGGGTCAACGTTTGCACCGTCATCTTTTTTCCTCCTTCATGCTTTCATTGATTCGAGTCAATCAGTCAGACGTCAGAGGAGTGTGTCTGGTGTTGTCCACATTGCTTTCCCGGCTCGCTCACCTGCGCCCTGCAGGGAAGCAGATGATGACCGCTCCGACCCGGTCAGCGCAAGTCGCGGGCAAAGTACGCTTTGCTTTGAGGAAATGGCCCGCGATTTCAAACCTGCGCTTCCCGAGCCTTCGCTCAGTCAGGGCTTGGTCAGTCGCTCGTCCGGGAAAACATTGCTCCCTTACGGAATGACCAGACACGCCCTAGTCACTGCAACGTATTGTTCCGGTGCTGCCTGCCAAACTTCTTTTGTTCCCACCCCATGCAGGTGACTGCCACCGGCAATCGGGTGTTGGAATCGTCGTTCTGACGGAATGTATGATTGGGCAACAGGTGTTTCGTCGTTGCTTCCGCTCACTGTTTCAGTTGAAGCCATTGTGTGTCCGTATCCGCCATCTTTTTCCCTCCGGTGATCATGGACAAACGGATTCCGACGATGAAAGTAGATTGAAAGGCCGCCATCCGCTTGTCCCCGGATGTCCTATCCTTATTGTACCATGAACCACTTCCGTACACGGCATCCGTTCCGTGACAGATTGGTCAAACGGCACGAAAAAACACCGCCTTTGAGCGGTGCAGGTTGTGAAATTGCGTGATTTCCCATTTGAGGACGTGTGTCTTCGGGAACCCTTTCCCCGATTCGTTCCCCATGCAGTGAAGTCACTCCCCGGGGAAAGAGGCCTTCCATACATCATTGGTCGGACTTGCCCCCATATAGAAACGTCTGGAACCTTATTCAAGGCTCATCCATATGGTCGATGTCATCTTGTTTGCTCACGCTCTCCGTCTTACGCCCCGGTGTCGGTTTCCATCCGACAACGTACTCCGCTGTCATCGGGATGGCGGAATCTGTCGCTGCGGCTGTTGTCGGCGCAATTCATCCACCTTTTTCGAATCCGGCGTTGATTCCACCATCTGCTCAACAGCGTCGATATGTTTCGGCACATCGCGATTGCCTTCCATGTTGCGGTTCATGATCCGTCCCTCCCTCCTCCTCGTAAAGTGCCTCCGCCGGCTGAAAATCATACAGTCGATTTTGTATATTCCAACGCAAAAACAGGCAGATCTCTGATCTGGTGAGTCTGCCGATTTTGTGTTAATGTAATTTCAGTCGTTGAATGACAGGAATGAAAGGATCGAAGTGTCATGGCATGGTTTGCGATTGCCGCGCTCAGTTCGCTCACGTTCGGATTGGCCGGATTCTTTATGAAAGTGAGTGCCGCTCGACGCGGTTCCGTCGCCTATCTGCTCCTGGGCCTGTATCTGACCGGGACATTGGGCTTTTTTCTATGGATGTGGAGCGAAGAGACATTCCGGGCAGATGTACCGACACTGGTGGGCGGCCTTCTGCTCGGCCTGGGATCGGCCCTGGGCAACGTGCTGTTCATGAAGGCGTTGGATCACGGGCCCGCCAGTTTGACTACCCCGTTTGTGAACACCAATATCTTGCTGATCATCCTTTTCTCCGTGATCGTCTACGGAGAAAGATTGTCTTGGTTTGAAACCGCCGGGGTAACCCTGTTGGTGTTGGCCATTCTGCTCATTCCCATTGACCGCAACGAAAAACTGGCCATCCGCAACCCGCGTTGGTATGCGCTGGTGTTGACGGCCACCCTGCTGTTCTCATTCCGTAACGGCGGACTGAAAGTGACGCAGGAAATGCACATACCCGGCACACCGGTGTTGTTTTACGGATACGTGCTCGGCCTGATCTGGTTTGTGGTGGAGGTGCTCCGGCAATCGCGGTTCGAGAACGCGGAAACGCGCAAGGCAGCAAGGACGGGACTGTTTTGGGGGTTGTTGTCCGGCATTTTTTCGTTTTTGGGCATGCAATTGTACTCCGTTGCCCTGATCGACGGCCCCGCCAGCATCGTAGCCCCGATGTTTGCCACCAACAGCCTGATTGTCGCCATTTTGTCCATCCTGATCTTCCGGGAACGGTTGTCGCTCTTGCAAACCTGCTCCCTCGTCTCTTTGTTTGTCGGTTTGATCCTGATCCGCCTGTGAGGAGGGGATGATTCGTGAACAACCGTCCGGCACCCGACTTCTGCCTGCCCACCATTGACGGAGTGAACACCGTTTGTTTGCGACAATTCCGCGGTCATGCCGTCTGGCTGTCGTTTTGGGTGACATGGTGCGGAGCGTGTCAACAGGACCTCCCGCAAAAAGAGGTGTTGTACCGCTCCGTCCGCCATCCCCGGTTTACGTTTTTGTCCATCAACGTCACCGGAAGGGAAGCCCGCCCGGAGTCCGTACCGGCATTCCTGCGGGAGCACGGGTATACCTTCCCCGTGCTGAAAGACGACGGCACACGGGTTTACGACGCGTTCGGCATCACCTCGGTCCCCGCCACGGTGTTGATCAAGCCTGACGGCACCATCGCCGGCGTTTATGACGAAACCGTACCGATGATGGAGATCATGCGGGAGCTGGAGCGGATTTTGCCGGAGGAATGATGAGGGGTTCGGATGCCGTCATCAGGCTTTTAAAGACTGGCCAAAGGGCCTTTTCGGAAAGCGTGTCCGAATTTCCCGTCGAGTGACTCTGGTCAATCTGTGAGGGAACAATGTATTCCCAGGCGAGCGACTGACCAAGCCCCGTCCGAGTGAAGACTCGTGAAGCGCAGGATTGAAATCGCGGGCAATTTCCTCAAAGCGAAGCGTACTTTGCCCGCGTCCTGCGCTGACCGGGTCGGAGCGGTC
The Polycladomyces zharkentensis DNA segment above includes these coding regions:
- a CDS encoding DUF1802 family protein; the protein is MTVQTLTPIALKEWAVAVEALAEGKQILLMRKGGIHEETRHFQVEADAFFLYPTYEHQQEQADLVKPEFQDRLQETMKEWNPEAKTNTVKYFARLAEDIEILDEETLHRLSSFHIWVPDFAVKRLKWKRKQPLHLLLVRTYRLKRPLEVPILEEYLGCRSWIRLPEELIRETSAAEPVLSDAEFEQQVRAIKQSLGRA
- a CDS encoding TlpA family protein disulfide reductase codes for the protein MNNRPAPDFCLPTIDGVNTVCLRQFRGHAVWLSFWVTWCGACQQDLPQKEVLYRSVRHPRFTFLSINVTGREARPESVPAFLREHGYTFPVLKDDGTRVYDAFGITSVPATVLIKPDGTIAGVYDETVPMMEIMRELERILPEE
- a CDS encoding EamA family transporter — translated: MAWFAIAALSSLTFGLAGFFMKVSAARRGSVAYLLLGLYLTGTLGFFLWMWSEETFRADVPTLVGGLLLGLGSALGNVLFMKALDHGPASLTTPFVNTNILLIILFSVIVYGERLSWFETAGVTLLVLAILLIPIDRNEKLAIRNPRWYALVLTATLLFSFRNGGLKVTQEMHIPGTPVLFYGYVLGLIWFVVEVLRQSRFENAETRKAARTGLFWGLLSGIFSFLGMQLYSVALIDGPASIVAPMFATNSLIVAILSILIFRERLSLLQTCSLVSLFVGLILIRL